The window GGCATCCGATCCAAATCAATTCTCCAGGTTAGAATCATTACTTTCGCTTGGACCCAGTTATTCCaagggagtatatatatatgttgcaggTTGTTCGCGAAGTGCCTGCAGGGAGGACTTGACATTGCTGACAGAAAATTGACCCACTACGTCTTTGGCCCAGGTCCTCTGATCAGGGCCTGCTGACAAAGGAGCCATCTTTATGATACAGCACGGGGCTGAGTTATCTCATTCGTGGAGGCTGGCAACCGCTTCTGGTAAAAGGGAAACGAGGCATGATGTAGAGAGATGGATATCCTATCAGCAACCGAGTAGGACTTGTTCATTAAACAACGGCCACAAGTTCTAAAAAAAGTTTGCATAGTTGAGGTAAAAGGTCAATGTGAGGTTAGCTCACTTGGTAGAGGCTTTTGCCTCTTGAGGTACAAACCAAGATTTAATTagtaatggtgtaatttaaaattatttggtGTAATTTAGTAGTATAATTTATACTGTATTATAAAACAGATCTTCCCTGTCTACagtttaagtttcaacatttacatcCCAAAATGaccatatatcaattctatatttacctaacaccctttttctctcatcaaatctcaaccaatcatttttttttctctcatccataaatcatttattcttccaattcattcaaaatcttttatctcaaaaaccatacatcgataaattataaaaattatatgggtgttcttaaaatttcatgttctttcattagagatgtcattcaatatactttcgacgaatttttaaatccgagggtggagcccgtacggctaaggcatttggctatcacactttatgacctatcaccccaccatatcaccgccgcaacgcgcggatatttgctctcgtatatatatattcccaaATATAATAAACACAGTGTGCTATTGAACCGTTATAACCAAATAGTCTAATAATGATGACACCTGAAAAAGTCAGAGggcaagattaaaaaaaaaaaatagaggataacacatgtcaccttcttaatgttTAAGGagaattattaggctatttggttatgagtatttatcatttttcataaaaaaaaataaaaaataaggttGACTTTTCTCCAAAATAGTTGGAATCGCCATCCAAACCCTGAATCTCTCTTTCCCTACTTCCACTGAATCCATGTCTTTCTGACAAATTAACTCATCGCCGCTACCCAATAATCTGCTGCCACTGCACCAACCAAAACATAAAtatcatctatatctatttatattcaTAGATATGTATACAATAAACCCCACAAAAATAACCCCCCGATTTCCGCTCTTAAACCCTACTCAAGGTTTAACTCTTTCTGGGTCTGCTtcaaaattcaatctttttaaTACCCACTTTCTTAATTTTGCATTTTTCTTGTATATTTCCAGGTGTACATAAGTTTGGATTTCCAACTTTTTTGCTACAAAACAGGGGATATAAAGCAGAATCCATAAAGAACACGGCTTGGAGTTTGGAAACTGTTAGACCAGCAACCGTGGTTCATGTCGATGAGGCGGTTAAAGCTGTTAAAGATGGGAAAGTTATAGCTGTGCCTACTGATACATTATATGGTTTTGCTTGTGATGCTTGgtatgcatatatttttttgaatatcGTGGATGCgtataaggtgtttgatgatttGTCTGAATGaatatgtgtgtttgtttttggtGAACGTGCAGCTCGGTTGAGGCGGTTAATAGGATATATGAAATTAAAGGGCGGAAACTTACTAGTCCTTTGGCGATTTGTGTTGGAAATGTCGGAGATATTGGACGGTTTGCTGTCACTGATCATTTGCCTTTTGGGTTGCTTGATTGTCTGCTACCTGGGCCTGTGACTGTGGTGTTAGCAAGAGGTTTGTGTTTCTTAACTCGTAGGAGGCTCGCTCGATATGCTTGTTGACTTGTTTTGCATTCCATTTGTCCTATGATTACAAACTTCCCCTTTTAGGATAGCTCTTGAAATTTGCAAGTTTTCCTTTTTTGGAAAGTTCAGTCATTGATTTGTCTGTTATCATtggtaaaaacaaaataatgtgTTAAGTTTGGTAAGCTAGTGTTTTTTGGTTTACTTGTGAAGGTTATGTCAGATATGAGTCTATGACTAGTTGCATGGTAGGTCGCATATGTCAGAAAACAACgatgaaaagttgaaaagtttCAGCTCAGAGTAaccaattataaataaatttgattcaAGGTAACCTGAGTTGGTACCGATTCAAGTTTATGATATTGCGACTAATGCGTTGGTGTCCTTTGGCCATTCAAGACAGGGTGTCGTATCTTATCAAAATCGTTTAAGGTTGAAACTCCAATGGTCTTTTTCTGAACTGAAATTAGCTGGTTAAAAGTGAAATAAGACCAAAACTGGTTACCTGTATATGCAAATAGTCCCTTAAATATTAATGAGTTAAGGAAGCTCGGATCAGCTTATACAATCTTGCTTTGAATGGATTTCTTAGTTGGAGTCGAGTGCAGTTCACTTTGGTCGTATGAAATCAAATTTATACTCTATGGATTATTTTGCTCGAAGTATTATTGTCTCCTTTGGTTCAATTGGCTTGACAGTACTAAAAGTTTGTTTTGTTTCAGGGGAATCAAGTATTCTTGAGAAGTCTCTTAACCCTGGATTACATAGCATAGGAGTTCGAGTACCTGATTCGGACTTTATCAGGATGATTGCTCATGGCTCTGGAAGCGCACTGGCTCTCACTAGTGCAAACCTTAGTGGAAAACCTAGTAGTGTCAACATTAATGATTTCAAGAACTTGTGGGAACACTGTACATATGTTTATGATGGCGGTATTCTTCCAGCAGGACGCGCAGGATCAACAATTGTGGACCTTACGATGCGCGGAAAATATAAGATCTTGAGACCAGGAAGGTAAGGCTTGAATTCCGATGTTTATTCTCGTAGTTACCCAAACTACCCTAcaagaggtggcaaaatgagtGGGATAGGTGACGAGTTCAAATTGGTATTTTTGGTACCATTTGGGTCGGGTCATCCCAAAACAGTTTCTCCAAaaatcttctttttattttttcactaaAATACATTTGGGTGTCAAACATGGTTACAGAGAATATGTTATTTCAATAATTATCCAGTTTCTTTTAATGGTTGTATATGCCAAAGATACATCTTGGGTGACTTTCGATCTGTTAGGCCCGTTTGACCCCTTTTCGATAActttttgacccattagagataTATCATGACAAATTCAACCATCCATAACTAGATAGTACTTAAGAGAGTTTTGTCTAGAAAAACTTTTTCTCGACAAACATCCGTCTACAAAATAGTCAAAATTCTGAGTTTTTTATTCTGTATCGTGTTATGTTGGCAGTGCCAAGGAAGAGACCATCTCTATATTGGAGAGGCACTCGCTACTAGAAGCAGGAGCCAC is drawn from Erigeron canadensis isolate Cc75 chromosome 9, C_canadensis_v1, whole genome shotgun sequence and contains these coding sequences:
- the LOC122582633 gene encoding yrdC domain-containing protein, mitochondrial — translated: MYTINPTKITPRFPLLNPTQGVHKFGFPTFLLQNRGYKAESIKNTAWSLETVRPATVVHVDEAVKAVKDGKVIAVPTDTLYGFACDACSVEAVNRIYEIKGRKLTSPLAICVGNVGDIGRFAVTDHLPFGLLDCLLPGPVTVVLARGESSILEKSLNPGLHSIGVRVPDSDFIRMIAHGSGSALALTSANLSGKPSSVNINDFKNLWEHCTYVYDGGILPAGRAGSTIVDLTMRGKYKILRPGSAKEETISILERHSLLEAGATA